A genomic stretch from Lathyrus oleraceus cultivar Zhongwan6 chromosome 2, CAAS_Psat_ZW6_1.0, whole genome shotgun sequence includes:
- the LOC127120040 gene encoding uncharacterized protein LOC127120040, translated as MEAISKLPYTHQPIRSISFPTRGNPSSQTIESLLNNLKHHHQHFLSNNIHLEANKIQSDLVELVNIYNSLEELFSSQQTKQCLLRYQDGKLISDTLCYSVTLLDACECSRDLLFVLREQMQTLQSAIRRRRKGDSSIESSVSCYESFRKKAKKKVSNQLLELKKMQNKVNSFSLCDQDQQLTSLVRVLREANTITISILCSVLLFMSMAVFGTKGSSLISKLKPLFSYEKEGKNKNEVEDLNHALCSLIGREKNSDYSNSESQRVLRLLERVNDNVDSLEGGLDCLFRCLVKNRVLFLNMLAL; from the coding sequence atgGAAGCCATTTCAAAACTTCCCTATACACATCAACCAATAAGGTCCATTAGTTTTCCCACAAGAGGAAACCCTTCTTCTCAAACAATTGAATCACTTCTAAACAACCTAAAACACCATCATCAACACTTTCTCTCAAACAACATTCATTTGGAAGCAAACAAAATTCAAAGTGACTTGGTGGAGCTTGTAAATATCTACAATTCCTTGGAAGAACTCTTCAGTTCTCAACAAACCAAACAATGTCTTCTACGCTACCAAGATGGAAAACTCATTTCGGATACATTGTGTTACTCAGTCACATTGCTAGATGCTTGTGAGTGTTCAAGAGATTTGTTGTTTGTTCTTAGAGAACAGATGCAAACACTTCAATCAGCAATACGTAGAAGAAGAAAAGGTGATTCAAGCATTGAAAGTAGTGTTTCTTGTTATGAAAGTTTCAGAAAGAAAGCAAAGAAGAAAGTTTCAAACCAACTTTTGGAGCTAAAGAAAATGCAGAACAAAGTAAACTCGTTTTCTCTTTGTGATCAAGATCAACAATTAACATCTTTGGTTAGAGTTCTAAGAGAAGCAAATACCATCACTATATCTATATTATGTTCTGTCCTACTTTTTATGTCTATGGCAGTATTTGGAACAAAAGGGTCGTCATTGATTTCGAAGTTGAAGCCTTTGTTTTCTTATGAGAAAGAAGGGAAGAATAAAAATGAGGTTGAAGATCTCAACCATGCTTTGTGTTCTCTTATTGGAAGAGAGAAAAATAGTGATTATTCTAATAGTGAAAGTCAAAGGGTATTAAGATTGTTAGAGAGAGTGAATGATAATGTTGATAGTTTGGAAGGTGGATTAGATTGTTTATTTAGATGTTTGGTGAAAAATAGAGTGTTATTTCTTAATATGCTAGCTCTTTAG